Genomic window (Candidatus Eremiobacteraceae bacterium):
CGGCGCAACACGTTCCAGCCGTGGACGATGCAGGACAGCGGTTCCAAGAACGCCGCCTCGATGTAGCTGAGCCCGATCGGCTTCTTGAAGACGTTGCGGCGCACGATCTTGCGCGGCAATACGATATAGTCCGCGTACGCGCCGAGCGCGATGTCATCGAGAAGATGCTCGCACAGGTTCTCCGACCCGTTGCGGCATGCATCGCACTCGCCGCACGGCGCCGTCTGCACCCACATGATGGCGTCGCCCGGCTTGAACTCTTTGACGTCGCGGCCGACGGCGATCACGTCGCCTGAGGCCTCGTGGCCGAACGGACCGAATCGCAGTTTCGGATGTCCGCGCCTATACGTCTTCAGATCCGTGCCGCAGGTCAGCGCGGCACGCACGCGCACCAGCAGCTCGCCCGGACCGGGCTGCGGGCTTGGCGCTTCGCGCCACTCCAACGTCTTGGGCGCGGTGAGCTGCGCTTGTCGCATCTACTTGACGACGCGCACCCCAGCGGCGCGTTCGTACGATTCGGACACGACGCTGTAGTCGAGCTTGCCGTTGCCTTCGGCCGAGGCTTGCAGGTAGAGCTGGCTGGCCAGCGCGGAAGCGATCATCGGCACCTGCATCTGCTTTGCTGCATCGAGCGCGGCGTTGAGATCCTTGCGCAGCAGGTCGAGCGCGAAGCCGCCTTCATGGCTGCCCTTGAACCACGTGTTGGGCAGCCATTTGTCAAGTATGTAGTTCGAGCCGGTCGCGGTGCCGATCACTTGGCGCAAGAGGTCGATATCGGCACCGGACTTCTTGGCGAAGACGAGCGCCTCGACGTCGGCCAGCATGACGACCGAGATGATGATCTGGTTGACGAGTTTGAATGTCTCGCCCATGCCCGCCGGTCCGACCAGCGTCGGGTTGCCCAGCGCGCGCAGCACCGGCTCGCACGCTTTGAAGGTCTGCTCGTCGCCGCCCGCCATGATCGTGAGCTCACCGGTTGCGGCGCGCGTCGGCCCGCCCGATACGGGCGCGTCGAGCATGCGGATGCTGCGCTCGCGCAAACGCTCGTGGAATCGGCGCGACGCGACGGGCGAGATGGTCGACATGTCGATCACATAACCGCCGCGCTCCATCCCGGCGACGACGCCGCGCTCGCCGAAGAGCGCCTCTTCCACCTGCGGGCTGTCGGGCACCATGGTGATGACGAGCTCACTGCCGGCAGCGACGTCGGCGGGGTCCTTCTCCTCGATAGCGCCTGCTTTGATAAGCCGCTCGACGCGTTCGCGCGAGCGGTGCGGGCACACGCGCAGGCTAAAGCCCGCGCGGAGCAGCGAGGCGCCCATCGGCTCGCCCATCGCGCCGGCGCCGACCAGTCCGATGTTCTTCATGCGGCTAGAATGGGCCGCGTGCTGGGCAAGCTCCTGGCGCTATTGCACCACGCGTATCTGGATCGGCGGAGATGCTTGGCCGAACGGCACACCGTCAATGGTCAGGTGCCAGGAGAACGCGTAGATACCGGCCTTAGCAGGCGTGATCACGGTGAAGACCCGAGAGAAGGTCTGACCTGGTTGGATCACCAGGGCGTTCGTGCTGCTCTTGCTTTGCAGCGGAACGGAC
Coding sequences:
- a CDS encoding NAD(P)-dependent oxidoreductase, producing the protein MKNIGLVGAGAMGEPMGASLLRAGFSLRVCPHRSRERVERLIKAGAIEEKDPADVAAGSELVITMVPDSPQVEEALFGERGVVAGMERGGYVIDMSTISPVASRRFHERLRERSIRMLDAPVSGGPTRAATGELTIMAGGDEQTFKACEPVLRALGNPTLVGPAGMGETFKLVNQIIISVVMLADVEALVFAKKSGADIDLLRQVIGTATGSNYILDKWLPNTWFKGSHEGGFALDLLRKDLNAALDAAKQMQVPMIASALASQLYLQASAEGNGKLDYSVVSESYERAAGVRVVK